A portion of the Corynebacterium jeikeium genome contains these proteins:
- a CDS encoding translation initiation factor IF-3, producing the protein MKRRLFRFNLGGHISAEARINEDIRVPEVRLVGPNGEQVGVVRTGDALKLAYEADLDLVEVAPRAKPPVAKIMDYGKFKYEQAQKAREARKNQQQTVVKEQKFRPKIDDHDYETKKNNVVRFLEKGSKVKVTIMFRGREQSRPELGFRLLERLAADVEEYGIVESRPKQDGRNMTMVLGPVRNKGKK; encoded by the coding sequence TTGAAACGAAGATTGTTCAGGTTCAACCTAGGAGGCCACATCAGCGCTGAAGCTCGTATTAACGAGGATATTCGAGTACCGGAAGTCCGCCTTGTAGGACCGAATGGTGAGCAGGTGGGCGTTGTCCGCACCGGTGACGCACTCAAGCTCGCTTACGAAGCAGACCTTGACCTGGTTGAGGTTGCTCCGCGAGCAAAGCCGCCGGTCGCCAAGATTATGGACTACGGCAAGTTCAAGTACGAACAAGCCCAGAAGGCACGCGAGGCTCGAAAGAACCAGCAGCAGACTGTGGTCAAGGAGCAGAAGTTCCGTCCGAAGATTGATGACCACGACTACGAAACCAAGAAGAACAACGTTGTTCGTTTCTTGGAGAAGGGTTCGAAGGTCAAGGTCACGATTATGTTCCGTGGCCGTGAACAGTCTCGTCCAGAACTGGGATTCCGCCTGTTGGAGCGTCTGGCCGCCGATGTCGAAGAGTACGGCATTGTCGAGTCTCGCCCGAAGCAGGACGGTCGCAACATGACTATGGTCCTGGGGCCGGTTCGGAATAAGGGTAAGAAGTAA
- the uvrA gene encoding excinuclease ABC subunit UvrA gives MAERLVVRGAREHNLQGVDIDLPRDKMVVFTGLSGSGKSSLAFDTIFAEGQRRYVESLSSYARMFLGQMEKPDVEMIEGLSPAVSIDQKSTNRNPRSTVGTITEVYDYLRLLYARTGTPHCPTCGEVISSQTPQQIVDQVMEMPEGTKFQVLAPVVRTRKGEFVDLFERLAFEGYARVIVDGEMHRLTDPPKLKKQVKHDIDVVIDRLQVKESQQRRLTDSVETALLLADGVVVIDAVGLEADDPRRTQRFSEKMACPNGHRIAIDELEPRSFSFNSPYGACPECDGIGTKLEVDTDLVIPDPSLPTIEAIAPWRQTLNKKYFEKLVEGLATEMSFDPTTPFEDLTAPQRKALLHGSSHKVTVRYRNRYGRTRQYTAPFEGVMPYLHRKLSQAESDSQKERFQGYMREVPCPACSGTRLRPEILSVTLDSAEFGQKNIAELTELSVHDGSAFLNSLTLGKREEMIAGRVLREVQARLKFLLDVGLDYLSLSRSAGTLSGGEAQRIRLATQIGSGLAGVLYVLDEPSIGLHQRDNSRLIKTLKNLRDLGNTLIVVEHDEETIREADWLVDIGPKAGEYGGQIVYQGEPSGIVDCEESLTGAYLSGRRVLAVPENRRAIDKSRMVTVKGARENNLKKIDVKFPLGVLTCVTGVSGSGKSTLVNEILAKVMSNELNGARQVPGRHSRVEGLDQLDKLVQVDQSPIGRTPRSNPATYTGVFDKIRNLFAETQEAKVRGYKPGRFSFNVKGGRCEACKGDGTIKIEMNFLPDVYVPCEVCHGARYNRETLEVRYKGKTIAEVLDMPISEAAEFFEPIQSIARYLNTLVDVGLGYVRLGQAATTLSGGEAQRVKLASELQKRSNGRTVYILDEPTTGLHFEDIRKLMLVLQGLVDKGNTVIVIEHNLDVIKSADWIIDMGPEGGSGGGTVVVEGTPEDVANCSGSHTGQYLKPLLK, from the coding sequence GTGGCTGAACGTCTAGTGGTCAGAGGCGCCCGCGAGCATAACCTGCAGGGTGTTGACATCGATTTGCCCAGAGACAAGATGGTGGTTTTCACAGGTCTGTCGGGGTCGGGTAAATCGTCACTGGCATTTGACACAATTTTCGCCGAGGGCCAGCGCCGTTACGTGGAGTCGCTGAGCTCCTATGCGCGCATGTTCCTGGGGCAGATGGAAAAGCCCGATGTAGAGATGATTGAGGGGCTCTCGCCGGCGGTGTCGATCGACCAGAAGTCGACGAACCGCAACCCGCGCTCGACCGTCGGAACCATCACTGAAGTGTATGACTACCTGCGTCTTCTCTACGCGCGCACCGGTACACCGCACTGTCCGACCTGTGGGGAAGTAATCTCCTCACAGACTCCACAGCAGATCGTCGATCAGGTCATGGAAATGCCGGAGGGCACCAAATTCCAGGTCCTCGCACCCGTCGTGCGCACGCGCAAGGGTGAATTCGTCGACCTGTTTGAACGCCTCGCATTCGAGGGTTACGCGCGTGTCATCGTCGATGGTGAAATGCACCGTCTGACGGATCCGCCGAAGCTGAAGAAGCAGGTCAAGCATGACATTGACGTGGTCATTGACCGTCTCCAGGTGAAGGAGTCGCAGCAGCGCAGGCTCACCGATTCCGTCGAAACGGCGCTTCTGCTTGCCGACGGCGTCGTGGTCATCGACGCCGTCGGGCTAGAGGCGGACGACCCGCGTCGAACCCAGCGGTTCTCGGAGAAGATGGCCTGCCCGAATGGGCACCGTATTGCTATCGATGAGTTGGAGCCACGGTCGTTTTCCTTTAACTCGCCGTATGGTGCGTGCCCGGAGTGTGACGGTATCGGTACCAAGCTGGAGGTGGACACGGACCTGGTGATTCCAGATCCGTCGCTGCCGACGATTGAGGCGATTGCGCCGTGGCGGCAGACGCTGAACAAGAAGTACTTTGAAAAGCTGGTTGAAGGCCTCGCCACCGAGATGAGCTTCGACCCGACCACGCCTTTCGAAGACCTCACAGCGCCGCAGCGCAAGGCCCTGCTGCATGGTTCCAGCCACAAGGTCACGGTGCGTTACCGCAATCGCTACGGCCGTACTCGCCAGTACACCGCACCGTTTGAAGGCGTGATGCCGTACCTGCACCGCAAGCTGTCACAGGCGGAGAGCGACTCTCAGAAGGAGCGTTTCCAGGGGTACATGCGTGAGGTGCCGTGCCCGGCATGTAGCGGTACTCGTTTGCGTCCGGAGATTCTTTCGGTGACGTTGGATTCGGCGGAGTTCGGGCAGAAGAATATTGCCGAGCTGACAGAGCTGTCGGTCCACGATGGCTCGGCATTCCTGAATTCGCTGACTTTGGGCAAGCGCGAGGAAATGATTGCCGGGCGTGTTCTGCGTGAGGTGCAGGCTCGTCTGAAGTTCCTGCTGGATGTGGGGCTGGACTATCTGTCCCTGTCTCGTTCGGCGGGCACGCTGTCCGGTGGTGAAGCGCAGCGAATTCGTCTGGCCACCCAGATTGGCTCGGGGCTCGCCGGCGTGCTCTATGTCTTGGATGAGCCGTCGATTGGTCTTCACCAGCGCGATAACAGTCGTCTAATCAAGACTCTGAAGAACCTGCGCGACCTGGGCAATACCCTGATTGTGGTCGAGCATGATGAGGAGACGATTCGCGAGGCCGATTGGCTGGTCGACATTGGGCCCAAGGCCGGTGAATACGGTGGACAAATCGTCTACCAGGGTGAACCGTCGGGCATTGTTGACTGCGAAGAGTCGCTGACAGGTGCGTACCTCTCGGGTCGTCGGGTGTTGGCGGTGCCGGAGAACCGTCGTGCGATTGATAAGTCGCGCATGGTGACGGTCAAGGGCGCTCGCGAAAACAACCTGAAGAAGATTGACGTGAAGTTCCCCCTCGGCGTGTTGACCTGTGTGACGGGTGTTTCCGGTTCAGGCAAGTCCACCTTGGTCAACGAAATTCTGGCCAAGGTGATGAGCAATGAGCTCAACGGTGCTCGTCAGGTGCCGGGTCGACACAGCCGCGTGGAGGGGCTGGATCAGCTGGACAAGCTGGTGCAGGTTGACCAGTCGCCGATTGGTCGCACCCCGCGTTCCAACCCAGCGACGTACACCGGCGTGTTCGACAAAATCCGCAACCTCTTCGCAGAGACGCAAGAGGCCAAGGTTCGCGGTTATAAGCCGGGCCGGTTCAGCTTTAACGTCAAGGGCGGTCGCTGTGAGGCGTGTAAGGGCGACGGCACCATCAAAATTGAGATGAACTTCCTGCCGGATGTCTACGTGCCTTGCGAGGTTTGCCATGGCGCGCGCTACAACCGCGAAACGCTGGAGGTTCGCTACAAGGGCAAGACCATCGCTGAGGTGCTGGACATGCCCATCTCCGAGGCAGCGGAGTTCTTCGAGCCGATTCAGTCGATTGCGCGTTATCTCAATACGCTTGTCGACGTCGGCCTGGGCTATGTCCGTCTCGGGCAGGCGGCAACCACGCTCTCGGGTGGTGAGGCTCAGCGCGTGAAGTTGGCCAGTGAGCTGCAGAAGCGCTCCAATGGCCGGACGGTCTACATCTTGGATGAGCCGACCACGGGGCTGCATTTTGAGGACATCCGCAAGCTCATGTTGGTGTTGCAGGGCCTGGTGGACAAGGGCAACACCGTCATTGTCATTGAGCACAATTTGGATGTCATCAAGTCTGCGGATTGGATCATCGACATGGGGCCGGAAGGCGGCTCCGGCGGTGGCACCGTGGTTGTAGAGGGCACGCCGGAGGATGTCGCGAACTGTTCCGGCTCCCACACCGGGCAGTACCTGAAGCCGCTGCTTAAGTAG
- a CDS encoding MBL fold metallo-hydrolase, which translates to MNDDITISPYSNSPRTRGVERIDYGNVTIYKTSVGSMDNNVYLLVDSREPDNSLLIDAATDADHLIRLVEHVGAQVRTIVTTHSHGDHVQALGELLQSFPARHITSSLDAADIPEPADQQLDGGETITFGEDITLPTFILRGHTKGGLCLDLSAKEAGALSEGTPSHHLFVGDSIFPGGVGKTYSPEDFTQLIDDVESRLFHVYPADSVIHPGHGKDTTVGVESPEVENWRQRGW; encoded by the coding sequence ATGAACGACGACATTACAATCAGCCCTTACTCCAACTCGCCGAGAACGCGCGGCGTTGAGCGCATTGACTACGGCAATGTCACTATTTATAAGACCTCCGTCGGATCGATGGACAACAACGTCTACCTTTTGGTCGACTCCCGCGAGCCCGACAATTCCCTACTTATCGACGCCGCCACCGACGCCGACCATCTAATCCGCCTGGTTGAGCACGTCGGCGCGCAGGTCCGCACGATTGTCACCACGCACTCCCACGGCGATCACGTTCAGGCGCTCGGCGAGCTCCTGCAGTCATTCCCGGCCCGCCACATCACGTCCAGCCTCGACGCTGCCGACATTCCCGAGCCCGCCGACCAGCAGCTCGACGGCGGCGAGACCATCACGTTCGGCGAGGACATCACGCTGCCCACGTTCATCCTGCGCGGACACACCAAGGGCGGTCTCTGCCTCGACCTGTCCGCCAAAGAAGCCGGCGCGCTTTCCGAGGGCACCCCGTCACACCACCTCTTCGTCGGTGACAGCATCTTCCCAGGCGGTGTCGGCAAAACGTACTCGCCCGAGGATTTCACGCAGCTTATCGACGATGTCGAGAGCCGCCTCTTTCACGTCTACCCCGCCGACTCGGTGATTCACCCCGGCCACGGCAAAGACACCACAGTTGGTGTCGAGAGCCCCGAGGTCGAGAACTGGCGCCAGCGTGGTTGGTAG
- a CDS encoding DoxX family protein: MIRKFARPMLASVFVADGVDTLMNQKDHEEGARDLIARVRSVTPNQYNKYVPNSEKLVVQVVAGTKVAAGSLYALGKAPRLSATALVAAQVPTMLARHAFWETQDSKEKAARRTGFLTDIGLLGGLFLATADTDGKPGVAWRAEKAGKQLNKKVQAALPTKSETEQRTEEISAAFASAGENVREKAGLLRDRASEATDGAREYVEDNKDGWREQLTDAFDTAKSYVEDNKDDWIAKATELAEDARDYAEDLGKDLKKDTRKQRKELRKRAAKASKEAKKSAKKAQKRLQ, from the coding sequence ATGATTCGCAAGTTTGCCCGACCAATGCTGGCCTCGGTTTTCGTTGCCGACGGTGTCGACACGCTGATGAACCAGAAGGATCATGAAGAGGGCGCACGCGACCTGATTGCCCGCGTCCGCTCCGTAACCCCGAACCAGTACAACAAGTACGTGCCAAATAGCGAGAAGCTGGTTGTCCAGGTCGTCGCTGGCACCAAGGTTGCCGCAGGTTCCCTCTACGCTCTGGGTAAGGCTCCACGCCTGTCCGCCACCGCTCTGGTCGCTGCACAGGTTCCGACGATGCTGGCTCGCCACGCATTCTGGGAGACCCAGGATTCGAAGGAGAAGGCAGCTCGCCGCACTGGTTTCCTGACCGACATCGGTCTGCTGGGTGGCCTCTTCCTGGCTACCGCTGACACCGACGGCAAGCCGGGTGTCGCTTGGCGCGCTGAGAAGGCAGGCAAGCAGCTGAACAAGAAGGTTCAGGCTGCCCTGCCGACCAAGTCTGAAACCGAGCAGCGCACTGAGGAAATCAGCGCAGCCTTCGCTTCCGCCGGCGAGAACGTCCGCGAAAAGGCTGGCCTGCTCCGTGACCGCGCTTCTGAGGCCACCGATGGGGCTCGTGAATACGTCGAGGACAACAAGGACGGCTGGCGCGAGCAGCTCACCGACGCCTTCGACACCGCTAAGAGCTACGTCGAGGACAACAAGGACGACTGGATTGCCAAGGCTACCGAGCTCGCTGAGGACGCTCGCGACTACGCCGAGGACCTGGGCAAGGATCTCAAGAAGGACACTCGCAAGCAGCGCAAGGAACTGCGCAAGCGCGCAGCCAAGGCTTCCAAGGAGGCCAAGAAGTCCGCAAAGAAGGCGCAGAAGCGCCTGCAGTAA
- a CDS encoding helicase: MASRASEPGQDQTGRIGHTGQAGLPDQASSAPQREEESTLAAEQAYVDRAFSFLDRARERDQEYLRQVMLIDDPDPQARVEREVEYHRLQANLDRYRSAEIGLVFGRIDIDDTDPDNPLAEEGPGATVDKRYIGRIGLSDENDDYRTVIMDWRADGARPFYLATTAHPEGVSLRRHLRTHGRKVRSIDDEWLSGEEADSAHETEVEAGVGGESVLREVMNQARTGHMRGIVETIQREQDLIIRDSTRGTLVVQGGPGTGKTAVALHRVAWLLYTYRNQLAKTGVLIIGPNTTFLDYISRVLPSLGETGVVLTTIADLYPGVRGSNALIDGHNPEPLVAQEVKGSIEMLTILREAVRAYQELPAEPLEVRNDNITLTITPDMVKAARTRARRTRKPHNLARPIFRDHVVELLAAQMAEVIGADPLGGENLLSVTDIADLRDEIDESGAVADILDELWPALTPERVLSELLSSREAIDYAATDYDELTREALYRPEGTDWMPSDAPLLDELAELLGPVGDAEADEEDWQARVEEAQGALDTLSSSASQDLDDGFEAEILSAYDVIDAEALAERHRERDLRSTAERAAADRLWAYGHVIVDEAQELSAMAWRMLRRRSPNGWMTLVGDVAQTGSPAGAATWDDVLEPIIGSRWHLHELTVNYRTPAEVMEVAASVLAEIDPELEAPQSIRATGRKPVQARTVTEALAHVEQVAQPDRLVAVIAPAELLEATRAEVRDFLGGGADGDGDPDGAGGASAADDAPATRPSKLTNCAVYDITTSKGLEFDEVIVVAPDQIVAQSPQGLQDLYVALTRATQGLIVVAPQQSSVLPELQWLE, translated from the coding sequence TTGGCGTCGCGCGCATCCGAGCCCGGGCAGGACCAGACAGGCCGCATTGGCCACACTGGCCAGGCAGGTCTGCCGGACCAAGCAAGTTCAGCACCACAGCGAGAAGAAGAGAGTACCCTCGCTGCCGAACAGGCCTACGTCGACCGTGCGTTCAGCTTCCTCGACCGGGCACGCGAGCGCGACCAAGAGTACCTGCGCCAGGTCATGCTCATCGACGACCCAGACCCGCAAGCCCGCGTTGAACGCGAGGTGGAATACCACCGACTACAGGCTAATCTGGACCGCTACCGCTCAGCCGAGATTGGCCTGGTCTTTGGTCGAATCGATATCGATGACACAGATCCCGACAATCCTTTGGCAGAGGAAGGGCCGGGGGCGACCGTCGATAAGCGATACATCGGGCGAATCGGCCTGTCCGATGAAAACGACGACTACCGCACGGTCATCATGGATTGGCGTGCCGACGGCGCGCGCCCGTTTTACCTGGCCACGACCGCGCATCCCGAGGGAGTCAGCCTGCGCCGACACCTGCGCACGCACGGCCGGAAGGTCCGCAGCATTGACGACGAATGGCTCTCCGGCGAGGAAGCCGACAGCGCACACGAGACCGAAGTTGAAGCGGGCGTCGGTGGCGAATCGGTGCTGCGGGAGGTCATGAATCAAGCGCGCACCGGCCATATGCGCGGCATTGTGGAGACCATTCAGCGCGAGCAGGACCTCATCATCCGCGACTCCACCCGCGGCACCCTGGTCGTCCAGGGCGGTCCCGGCACGGGCAAGACGGCGGTGGCGCTGCATCGCGTCGCGTGGCTTCTCTACACCTACCGCAATCAACTGGCGAAAACCGGTGTCCTCATCATCGGCCCGAACACAACCTTCCTCGACTACATCTCGCGCGTGCTGCCGAGCCTCGGCGAAACGGGCGTGGTACTGACCACCATTGCCGATCTCTACCCCGGCGTGCGCGGTTCCAACGCGCTTATCGACGGACACAACCCCGAACCCCTGGTTGCGCAGGAAGTTAAGGGCTCGATTGAGATGCTCACTATCCTGCGCGAAGCCGTGCGGGCCTACCAGGAGCTCCCCGCGGAACCTCTTGAAGTCCGGAACGACAACATCACCCTGACGATCACACCTGACATGGTGAAAGCTGCACGCACGCGTGCGCGGCGGACTCGGAAACCCCACAATCTGGCCCGGCCGATTTTCCGCGATCACGTGGTGGAGCTCCTGGCCGCGCAGATGGCCGAGGTCATCGGTGCCGATCCGCTGGGCGGCGAAAACCTCCTGTCCGTGACCGACATTGCCGATCTACGCGACGAAATCGACGAATCCGGAGCAGTTGCCGACATCCTCGATGAGCTGTGGCCTGCGCTTACGCCCGAGCGGGTGCTGTCGGAGCTGCTGAGCTCTCGCGAGGCCATCGACTACGCCGCCACCGATTACGACGAGCTGACGCGCGAGGCTCTCTACCGGCCGGAAGGCACCGACTGGATGCCTTCCGACGCCCCGCTTCTCGACGAGCTGGCGGAACTCCTCGGCCCAGTTGGTGACGCGGAGGCCGATGAAGAGGATTGGCAGGCCCGCGTCGAGGAAGCGCAGGGCGCGTTGGATACCCTGTCCAGTTCTGCGTCCCAGGATCTTGACGACGGCTTCGAGGCCGAGATCTTGTCAGCGTATGACGTCATCGATGCCGAGGCACTGGCCGAACGCCACCGTGAGCGCGACCTGCGATCCACCGCCGAGCGGGCGGCGGCGGATCGCCTGTGGGCCTACGGCCATGTCATCGTCGACGAGGCTCAGGAACTCTCCGCGATGGCCTGGCGAATGCTGCGCCGCCGCAGCCCCAACGGCTGGATGACCCTCGTCGGCGACGTGGCCCAGACGGGCTCCCCCGCAGGTGCCGCGACCTGGGATGATGTGCTGGAACCCATCATCGGCTCGAGGTGGCATCTCCACGAGCTGACCGTCAACTACCGCACCCCAGCTGAGGTGATGGAGGTCGCCGCCAGCGTCCTGGCCGAGATTGATCCGGAGCTGGAGGCACCGCAGTCGATCCGCGCGACCGGCCGCAAGCCTGTCCAGGCTCGCACCGTGACGGAGGCTCTGGCGCATGTGGAGCAGGTTGCGCAGCCGGACCGCCTGGTCGCTGTGATCGCGCCCGCCGAGTTGCTCGAAGCCACGCGCGCGGAGGTGCGGGATTTTCTCGGTGGTGGAGCTGATGGAGATGGTGACCCTGATGGTGCTGGCGGGGCTAGTGCCGCCGATGACGCACCTGCTACTCGCCCCAGCAAACTCACCAACTGCGCGGTCTACGACATCACGACCTCAAAAGGCCTGGAATTCGACGAGGTCATCGTCGTTGCGCCCGACCAGATTGTGGCGCAATCCCCACAGGGGCTACAGGACCTGTACGTTGCACTGACTCGTGCGACCCAGGGGCTAATTGTTGTGGCGCCTCAGCAGTCGAGCGTTTTGCCGGAGCTGCAATGGTTAGAATGA
- a CDS encoding winged helix DNA-binding domain-containing protein, with product MSQNYLPQLAELRARRLIAQRLAASQARSDWNTNLNSPALSATHGMVALQGQNYSNGVNAIALRSGSTTDDVLAAISSYDIVRCWSQRGTLHFVSAQDAGAIMRLTNPRIEKAAARRRTTLGLSQDDVQTARAAFHSELRSRGLSDPLTRTEAYEVFADHGIDPTEQRGPHLLRTFGGEGAVVQGPRKGSEDTFVLLADVTFKGGLSANTTEGSSTEHSAESTLADIAWRYVNSRGPICVADFAWWLGLTKTQAKKAFKLIDHLIAPFSLDSSASPHTPTDTEFTGEGLAQNEYFMPAWQQNVAEAELEAALSLTLRLPAFDEYLMGYGSRTEVLPESLRNQVLTRNGISWPFVVEEGVITGRQ from the coding sequence ATGTCCCAAAACTATCTACCTCAGCTAGCTGAACTTCGCGCACGCCGTCTCATTGCCCAGAGGTTAGCTGCAAGTCAAGCACGCAGCGATTGGAATACAAACCTCAACTCGCCTGCATTATCAGCAACGCATGGCATGGTCGCTCTACAAGGGCAGAATTATTCGAACGGTGTTAATGCCATCGCCCTACGCAGTGGCAGCACCACCGACGATGTTTTAGCAGCCATTTCTTCTTACGACATCGTTCGCTGTTGGTCTCAACGAGGCACCCTGCACTTTGTTTCAGCGCAAGACGCGGGAGCAATTATGAGGTTGACGAATCCGCGCATCGAAAAGGCAGCAGCAAGACGTCGTACGACACTCGGGCTTTCTCAAGATGATGTGCAGACCGCAAGGGCAGCATTTCATTCCGAATTGCGCTCACGTGGCCTGTCCGACCCGCTGACTCGGACTGAAGCCTATGAGGTTTTCGCAGATCATGGAATAGACCCCACGGAACAAAGAGGTCCTCACCTACTGCGCACATTCGGCGGCGAAGGCGCTGTCGTCCAAGGGCCACGAAAAGGATCCGAAGATACCTTCGTCCTGCTTGCCGACGTAACTTTCAAAGGCGGCCTCTCAGCAAATACCACGGAGGGCTCCAGCACAGAACACTCAGCTGAATCCACGCTGGCCGACATTGCCTGGCGCTATGTTAATTCCCGCGGACCTATCTGTGTAGCTGACTTCGCGTGGTGGCTGGGGCTGACGAAAACTCAAGCGAAAAAGGCCTTTAAGCTTATCGACCACTTAATAGCTCCTTTCTCCCTCGATTCCTCTGCCTCTCCGCACACGCCAACTGACACAGAATTCACCGGCGAAGGACTCGCACAAAATGAGTACTTCATGCCGGCATGGCAGCAGAACGTAGCTGAGGCCGAGCTTGAAGCCGCGCTTTCACTGACGCTTCGACTGCCCGCTTTTGACGAGTACCTCATGGGCTATGGCAGCCGTACCGAAGTTCTTCCTGAATCCCTTCGCAACCAGGTCTTAACCAGAAACGGAATTAGCTGGCCTTTTGTAGTTGAAGAAGGGGTTATCACCGGCCGACAATAG
- a CDS encoding universal stress protein: MSDYKTIVVGTDGSKSSLLAVERAASIAAAFDATLVIGCAYYETAEDASKTLRQDSVQVLGDDPAQKNLAAAKEAAEAVGATKVETEVRSGSPVEALMSLVTDRRADLLVVGNRGINSLTGRLLGSVPADVARQSDCDVMIVHTVS, encoded by the coding sequence ATGAGTGATTACAAGACCATTGTTGTCGGCACGGATGGTTCTAAGTCGTCGCTGCTCGCAGTAGAGCGCGCTGCCTCGATTGCCGCGGCTTTCGATGCCACCCTGGTTATCGGCTGCGCTTACTACGAGACTGCAGAGGATGCGTCCAAGACCCTGCGCCAGGATTCGGTTCAGGTCCTCGGTGATGACCCGGCTCAGAAGAACCTGGCTGCTGCTAAGGAGGCCGCAGAGGCCGTCGGCGCTACCAAGGTTGAGACCGAGGTTCGTTCCGGCTCCCCGGTTGAGGCTCTGATGTCTCTGGTCACTGACCGTCGCGCTGACCTGCTGGTGGTTGGCAACCGCGGTATTAACTCGCTGACTGGTCGTCTGCTGGGCTCCGTGCCGGCTGATGTTGCTCGTCAGTCGGACTGTGACGTCATGATTGTTCACACTGTGAGCTAA